The Epilithonimonas zeae genome contains a region encoding:
- a CDS encoding DUF3857 domain-containing protein — MRTYLLIITLLFSSFVFSQKFLDPPKLDIEDLKLTSYAKNTSEPAEVLYKSYHYYITEGDLHLDVVSRVKIYKKDDAKKFLEEEIYTYMGKNNNTEKVTSLKVNTYNLENGKIATTTVDKNSKYQSKENKNYSVTKFAFENVKDGSIVEYKYSVLSPFLYVIPRVMVEDVAPIRYFEYVFDAPKHFGYNINYKGTLNPQKRDVSEKILYGTEARTYRFAYNDIAAYKDEKYVNNIDNYRTSIRAELNSTDFPITSNGAYSTGISGGFKSYGISWSDIRKQLYEDENFGDELKRTNLVKETLPEDIKSIKDKKERAAAVLKFAQNKYKWNGDYGAFTDKGIKQLIATNSGNSAEINLMLILLMRSAGLDAEPVLLSTIGRGLLTSYSPSITMLNYVIAFIDFDGKPVLYDATSKMTTPNLIRPAALNYFGFVMTKTDAKQINILCPEKSVTYLTVDAKLNTDGTFEGNFSDRDTMLYAMMNSESYDKDKEAYQKESYKERYKFPYTNIKSGTTEKGDFQTSFDFDSDSFVDGIGGKLVFNPLLFLFNKSHEFDQSEERRSPIELTTGYDKIKKVTITLPEGYTFENVPKSKKFRTEDSAIQYVYKVTQEGNKLTVETTTTVEDPVYPKEYYPAFKQIFDNITKMEGQVVTAVKK; from the coding sequence ATGAGAACTTATTTATTAATTATTACATTGCTTTTCTCAAGCTTCGTTTTTTCACAAAAGTTTCTTGATCCGCCAAAACTGGATATCGAGGATCTTAAATTAACTTCATATGCTAAAAATACATCTGAGCCTGCCGAAGTTCTTTATAAATCCTATCACTATTACATCACTGAGGGGGACTTACATCTGGATGTGGTCAGCAGGGTGAAAATTTATAAAAAGGATGATGCTAAAAAGTTCTTGGAAGAAGAGATATATACTTACATGGGTAAGAATAACAATACAGAGAAAGTCACTTCTCTCAAAGTTAATACATATAATCTCGAAAACGGTAAAATAGCAACTACTACGGTTGATAAAAATTCTAAATACCAATCAAAAGAAAATAAAAACTACTCTGTAACCAAGTTTGCTTTTGAGAATGTAAAAGACGGCTCTATCGTAGAATATAAATATTCGGTTCTGTCGCCATTTCTATATGTCATTCCAAGAGTAATGGTAGAAGATGTAGCACCTATCCGCTATTTCGAATATGTTTTTGATGCGCCAAAACACTTTGGATATAACATCAATTATAAAGGAACGCTCAATCCGCAGAAGAGAGATGTAAGTGAAAAGATTTTATACGGAACAGAAGCCAGAACGTACCGTTTCGCTTACAATGATATTGCGGCCTATAAGGATGAAAAATATGTTAATAATATCGATAATTACAGAACTTCTATCAGAGCGGAGCTTAATTCTACAGACTTTCCAATTACAAGTAATGGAGCATATAGTACGGGTATCTCTGGTGGGTTCAAGTCTTATGGGATTTCCTGGTCAGACATTAGAAAACAATTATATGAGGATGAAAATTTCGGCGATGAGTTGAAAAGAACCAATCTTGTAAAAGAAACCCTTCCTGAGGATATCAAATCGATAAAAGATAAAAAAGAAAGAGCTGCTGCTGTTTTGAAGTTTGCTCAAAATAAATACAAATGGAATGGAGATTATGGTGCTTTTACGGATAAAGGTATCAAACAGCTCATTGCTACGAATAGTGGTAACTCTGCAGAGATCAATCTTATGTTGATTTTATTAATGAGAAGTGCAGGTCTAGATGCTGAGCCGGTGTTGCTTTCTACCATTGGCAGAGGCTTATTAACATCCTATTCTCCGAGTATTACGATGCTTAACTATGTGATTGCTTTTATAGATTTTGATGGTAAACCTGTATTATACGATGCTACATCCAAGATGACGACACCTAATCTGATTCGTCCTGCTGCGCTTAATTATTTTGGATTTGTTATGACAAAAACCGATGCCAAGCAGATCAATATCCTTTGCCCGGAAAAAAGTGTAACATACCTTACTGTAGACGCAAAGCTAAATACGGATGGTACTTTTGAAGGGAATTTTTCTGATAGAGATACAATGCTGTACGCAATGATGAATAGTGAGTCTTATGATAAGGATAAAGAAGCTTACCAGAAGGAAAGTTATAAAGAACGTTACAAATTTCCTTACACCAATATCAAATCCGGTACGACAGAAAAAGGAGACTTCCAAACCAGCTTCGATTTTGATTCGGATAGTTTCGTAGATGGTATTGGCGGGAAATTAGTCTTTAATCCGTTATTGTTTTTATTCAATAAGTCTCACGAGTTCGATCAGTCAGAAGAAAGACGATCGCCGATTGAGTTGACGACAGGCTATGATAAAATCAAAAAAGTGACCATTACTTTGCCGGAGGGTTACACTTTTGAAAATGTTCCGAAGTCCAAAAAATTCAGAACGGAAGACAGCGCCATCCAATATGTTTATAAAGTAACGCAGGAAGGCAATAAACTAACTGTCGAAACCACGACAACAGTTGAAGATCCAGTTTATCCGAAAGAATATTATCCAGCGTTCAAGCAGATTTTTGATAACATTACGAAGATGGAAGGTCAGGTTGTAACTGCCGTTAAGAAATAG
- a CDS encoding DUF3857 domain-containing protein: MKKLITLFVLISVRMFSQNYAISEIPEELKKDANAVIRNISSHYIINSQNDMEINEKKVISILNSPGEKYSYVYIPYDRSRKVSDIKIKVYNEFGKQIKTYSKSDLNDIGQSDDSALYTDDRALYLKISNTLYPYTLDVQFTTNTSNTIFLPTLTPFYDYNVSVQNREIEILNKSGIKLRKKNIENSFAKAEFSGDDDNLKVSYKNIPAIKEEKYAPSMSVVMPRCEFALDQFNLEGKKGNFTSWEEFGKWYNTLLEPVSQITLEIQQEVNALNLQGSTEEKVKKIYQYMQSKTRYVNVAIGIGGWQPMSADNVRKKGYGDCKALTNYMRVLLKAAGIPSYYSIIYMDETSKIFDKNFPKMDGNHVVLCVPTDKGNIWLENTSQKIAFDHLGYRTLDRNVMMVKDNTVEIVETPKTTSEKSKEIIRVKANLSENNTLDVLSKFSYQGNAYDVMMPLLYMTPIEANDAMKHRYHNLQFKTINIENLNNDKDKANIDFDLNFKAENYSKSLGSDIYFRAIPFLESDFYLESSERRFPVEIPFGFTDDYEIEYTIPQNYKFSELAAPVKIDSEFGNYSLEFVIQDKKLLVKRKFMLKKGVFSSDKISEYIQFRKQTNKIDNTKILITKL; the protein is encoded by the coding sequence ATGAAAAAACTAATAACCCTATTTGTGTTAATATCTGTCAGGATGTTTTCACAGAATTATGCTATCTCAGAAATTCCGGAAGAGCTTAAGAAAGATGCGAATGCTGTAATTAGAAATATCAGCTCGCATTACATTATCAATTCTCAGAACGATATGGAAATCAATGAGAAAAAAGTTATTTCTATATTAAACAGCCCTGGGGAAAAGTATTCTTACGTTTATATCCCTTATGATAGATCTAGAAAAGTTTCTGATATTAAGATCAAGGTTTATAACGAGTTTGGAAAACAAATCAAAACCTATTCGAAAAGTGATCTGAACGATATTGGTCAGTCAGATGATTCTGCCCTCTATACAGATGACAGAGCATTGTATTTGAAAATTTCCAATACGCTTTATCCTTATACATTGGATGTACAATTCACTACCAATACAAGCAATACTATTTTTTTACCAACGCTGACTCCTTTTTATGATTATAATGTATCTGTACAAAACAGAGAAATTGAAATCTTAAATAAGTCTGGAATTAAGCTTAGAAAAAAGAATATTGAAAATTCATTTGCAAAAGCGGAGTTTAGTGGTGATGATGACAATCTAAAAGTTTCTTACAAAAACATTCCTGCTATCAAAGAAGAAAAATACGCGCCTAGTATGTCTGTGGTTATGCCAAGATGCGAGTTTGCATTAGACCAATTCAACCTTGAAGGGAAGAAAGGAAATTTCACATCATGGGAAGAATTTGGCAAGTGGTATAATACACTTTTGGAGCCAGTGTCGCAAATAACACTTGAGATTCAGCAAGAAGTTAATGCGCTGAATTTGCAAGGTTCTACCGAAGAAAAGGTGAAAAAAATTTACCAGTATATGCAAAGTAAAACCAGATATGTGAATGTTGCTATCGGCATTGGTGGCTGGCAGCCAATGTCTGCTGACAATGTAAGAAAGAAAGGCTATGGAGACTGTAAAGCTCTTACCAATTATATGCGCGTTTTGCTAAAAGCCGCCGGAATCCCTTCTTATTACTCGATTATCTATATGGATGAGACTTCAAAAATTTTTGACAAAAATTTTCCTAAGATGGATGGTAATCATGTTGTCCTTTGTGTTCCTACGGATAAAGGGAATATCTGGCTGGAGAACACTTCTCAGAAAATTGCGTTTGATCATTTGGGGTATAGAACTCTGGACAGAAACGTAATGATGGTAAAAGATAATACTGTGGAAATAGTCGAAACGCCAAAAACAACCTCTGAAAAAAGCAAAGAAATCATCCGTGTAAAAGCGAATCTTTCTGAAAATAATACTTTGGATGTTCTGTCAAAGTTCTCTTATCAAGGTAATGCTTATGACGTAATGATGCCATTGCTCTATATGACTCCGATAGAAGCCAATGATGCAATGAAGCATCGTTATCATAATCTACAGTTTAAAACTATCAATATAGAAAATCTTAATAATGATAAAGATAAAGCCAATATTGATTTCGATTTAAATTTCAAAGCGGAAAATTATTCCAAATCCTTAGGGTCAGATATATATTTCAGAGCGATTCCATTTTTAGAATCCGATTTTTATCTAGAAAGTTCGGAAAGAAGATTTCCGGTTGAGATTCCTTTTGGATTTACAGATGATTATGAAATCGAATATACAATTCCGCAAAACTATAAATTCTCAGAATTGGCGGCTCCTGTCAAAATCGATTCGGAGTTTGGAAACTATTCTTTGGAATTTGTTATTCAGGATAAAAAGCTCCTGGTTAAAAGAAAATTTATGCTAAAGAAAGGCGTCTTTTCTTCGGATAAAATTTCAGAATACATCCAATTCAGAAAACAAACTAATAAAATTGATAACACAAAAATATTGATAACCAAACTATGA
- a CDS encoding ferritin, whose amino-acid sequence MVSEKIITLVNEQITKEQYAAQLYLSMSAWFYAQDLEGIGNYFRVQSKEELMHADKMFDYVNDIGGQIILNEVPKPPHEFNNAQEIFEKALDHERLVTKSIFNIVKAANDEGDFATTSFLQWFINEQVEEESSASLLVTKIKMVKDNPSALYLFDQELAQRVFVPAPAN is encoded by the coding sequence ACCAAAGAACAATACGCAGCACAATTATATCTTTCTATGAGCGCTTGGTTTTATGCGCAAGATTTGGAAGGGATTGGAAACTATTTCCGAGTACAATCTAAAGAAGAATTGATGCACGCAGACAAAATGTTTGATTATGTGAACGACATCGGAGGACAAATCATCCTAAATGAAGTTCCAAAACCTCCACACGAATTTAACAATGCTCAGGAAATCTTCGAAAAAGCACTTGACCACGAGAGACTGGTAACAAAAAGTATTTTCAATATCGTTAAAGCTGCCAACGATGAAGGGGATTTTGCGACAACAAGCTTCTTGCAATGGTTTATCAATGAGCAGGTGGAAGAAGAGTCCAGCGCATCGCTTTTGGTCACCAAGATCAAAATGGTAAAGGATAATCCTTCTGCACTGTATCTATTCGATCAGGAATTGGCGCAAAGGGTTTTTGTTCCAGCTCCAGCCAATTAA